The Jaculus jaculus isolate mJacJac1 chromosome 1, mJacJac1.mat.Y.cur, whole genome shotgun sequence nucleotide sequence cctggaccaaagtgagaccatacctcaaaaaaccaaaaaaaaaaaaaaaaaaaaggagctggagagatggcttagcagttaaagagcttgctgcaaagccaaaagactgaggtttggttccccagtacccatgtaaagccagatgagcaaggtggcacatggatctgaagttcatttgcagtggctagaggcctgcagtggctataggctctggtgcacccttctctatctgcttctctttcataaataataaacattaaaaacaaaaagttgagaaaaattCTTCCTCCCCATGTCCCACATCCCCTTACATAAAACCCTTATTTCAGTTTTCTGTGACTGTTTTCTACCTCCATGCCAGTGCTGACCACAGAGGTCACAAGGACTGTCCTTGAGCAGCTCCCAATTTGGGTGGATAGGGTAAGACCAGCCAACTACAACCTCAGGGTTAGTTGCTGAAGTCAGCACAGTGTATTGAGAAGACAGGCCAGCACTTTGTCCTCTCCTGCTGGGCTGAGGCTTTGGACTTGATCCAGAGGGCAGCAGTAGAGTGCAGAGTCCTGAACAGGAGCAGTACCTGAGGGGACCTATACTTATGGGAGAGTAGACATAAgattccctcatccttgcccaaATCTAGTCTTGTGTTTCTGTAGCGTTGGTATTCCTGCCACCCTCTCCAGCCTTATCCATTCTCCCTTTCATGATCATATCAAAACCActtgcaagctgggcatggtggtgcacgcctttaatctcagcactggagaggcagaagtaggtggattgccgttgagtttgaggccaccctgagactacatagttaattccaggtcatctgggccacagtgagaccatacctggaaaaaaaaaaaaagaaagaaagaaaaaaaaagtgggggctgaagagatggctcagtggttaagccacttgcaaagcctaaccacctgggtttgattccctggtaaccaagtaaaaccagacgcacaaagtggcacatgtatctggattcatttgtagcggctaaaggccctagtatacccattctctccctttctctcttctctttgtctctgtctgcttgcaaataaaatattttgaaaaatttgccagctgggcatagtggcatactcCACTAATCCCAttactctgaaggcagaggtagtagaatcactgtgagttcaaggccaccctgagactacatggtgaattccaggtcagccacctactttgaaaaaaataatgtttttattgttgttgtttgtttttgccacaGGCAGGGAATgatgtcacatgcctgtaattctagcatagGAAGGAAAAATGGGAGGATCCCCACAAGTTCGATGCAAGCCgggtctacataatgaatttcaggccagccaagGTTACACAGTGAggacctgtctcaaacaacacgACACAACTAAAAAGGTGTCTTCAAAATGTGGTGAGCTTTGATCTAGGTGGCAGAAATGGTTGCACAGTGTTGAGGCTACTAGCCCAGGGTTGGAAACTCTAAGTGGCCTAGTCTAAAGTAGACATggagagaatgatttttttttttttaaaagccttcagGCTTGGCTGGGCCTCTCAGTCAGTCCCAGATGCTAGGCAGGGCACTTTGAGTCCAGAGCAGACACCACTGAGGCTTGCTAAAGGGAAATCATTTGAGGGCCAATATACTCAATCAGCCAGGATCTTTGCTAGATATCCCCTGCCACAAGGCACACATTAACTATCTCTTCTCTAGCTGAATCCCCTGAGAATGAGCCACTGCCCAGAACCTTCAAGGCCCCTCACCTCTAGTCTGTATCTTAACAGCAGCCCCTCTActcttgcctctccttcctgtccccagAAACAAATCTGACTCTGCCAGGGAAGGGGTTTCCCCAGGAAAACCACACTGGTGTGAGAAGAGGTCTGACATTAATGCCCAGAACCACTGGGAGATAGATCTCAGAATCTGGTCCCTGGTCCCCAGAGTCTTCTCCCAGCATGCCTGGGCAGGGGTAGAGAGAGATGTTCCTCTGATGCTTTGGTCTGCCCACTTCCAGTTCAGGTATGAGAAAAGGTGAGGGACAGTTTTTAGtacaaacaaaccaataaatcAACTGAGAAACTGTTTTTAAATCTTGGTGCCTGAGACCAGACCAAGTCTTCTAGGGCCCTTTGTAGAGCACTGAATAAGGAAGTCAGTTAAAGCAGCCAGCCTGGGCATGGAGTGATGCCATTAGCTATTCAGTGACCCATCATCACTGTTTACTCCCTTCCAGCCAGCCTCATGAAGACTATGGATAGCTCATCCCACTCTGGGGCAGAGAAGGGTAAAAGTAAGTTGCTCAAGGTCAAAAGGCAAGGTGATCTGAGATGCACCTGGGAGCgtaccattctttttgtttgtttgtttatttgtttttgttttttgaggtagggtctcactctacctcaggctgacctggaattcactatgttgtctctaagaagtctcagggtggccttgaactcatggcattcctcctacctctgcctcccaagtgctgggattaaaggcatgctccaacaTGGCCGGCTGAGTGTACCATTCTTATCTGAACAGAGAAGAGCAAGTGTGGGCAGCAGGGAAGGGCAGAAGTGGACTAAGGGTAAGCTTCACCCACCAAATTCTCAAGAGGCCCACAGGGCCAGGGACTGCTGGCTGGCACAGAGGCCTGACCTCTGGATCAGGCTTCCACAGAGCCATGAGGCTGAGGGTGGGGCTGGTGGAGGGATTTGGGAAAGACAGGCTTGGCCCAGAGCAGGAATTCTCCCCTCATATAGCCTGGCAAAGGGGAGGACACCTGCCTGTTTACAGCACAGGaagcaggggtggggtggggcagagaCCTTTGGTCAGACCGCTCCTCCCAGTAGGGGAGGCCCAAGAAATGTAGTGGTAGCCATTTGGTTCTCACTGTCAAGAGGAAATTAAAGAGAATCTGCCACTTCCCTCCACCCCAAATGGGATTGGTGAGTGGGGGCAGCAGGAGGGCGACTACTGATCAGTGAAGCCCAACAGCTAAACCAATGTTCTCAGCAGTTCTCTGTGTCCGGTTTATGAAGTCTGAGTTCCAGCCAGCTGTCAGGCATAAACACAATCAACCCTGCTTAACTAGGCTGGTCCTCTACTGGGGTACCCTAGTCTTTCCCTAAGATTCCACAGAGCCTCCCATCAAGAAAGTCAACTGATGCCTAGCACCTCAGGTTTCCCATCAGTAAAATGGGTTTCTTGGGCCTTTCCAGATTCCACCAAAGTCTAGTgaatctgaaagataacagcccAGCCCCTACATGCAGGGGTTTGGGAAACTCCACCTCTACCCAGAGGGTAGGAATAGAATGATTATGCCAGGACCTGCATCCAAGGCTGAAGCAGTCAGCCTTAGGTGAGGATTGAGTTGTCTTTATTGCACTATAACAATGTCAAGTTAGAGATGCAGCCTGAAAAGCCTACTTTCAAGGAAAATATTCAGGTTGCTGGGAACTCGGTCCTGCTGTTCAGGCCTATGAGAGGAGATGGTACTGTTCCTGGGTACTCCTTGGCCCATGCCCCAGGCTGATAACCTGGGCCTGGTCCTCTGAATCCTGTAGTAAGGCAAGAACCAGCAAACTGTCTGATGGCATCCATAGCCACCTCTGGGCCTGGCCCATGGAGTGGGGACCAGGACAGGAACAATAGTCACCAGCCTTCTAGGAGGCTTTCTTCACCATTTTCCAAGGCCACAAATGGCTTCTTGCAAATCTCCCCAGGTACTGCTGGCTCCTGACCTCTGGGGACCCCAGGGTCTTGGTCAGGGGCTTCTCGCTTGCGCTTGTTCAAGGAGGGGTTCTCCTCACCCAGCCGACCCTCAGGGAGGCCCTGGCTTCGTAGACAGACGATGGCTGCAGTCTGTTCTGCCAATTTCTTGGACTTGTCCCTGGGAAGATGGCAGTTAGCAGGAGAAGAGCTTAGAAGTCCTAACTCTACCTACCCCTGGCAGAGATTCTGACATAACTGGGAACAAGGGTCATCATCAAGTGCCCCTACATACCACCTATCCAGCTCTCCCAGGCCACAATTGGACTCAGGTGTCCCCACCCCAAGCCTCATGCCATCTGATGAAAAACTCACCACAAGGTAGACTGGTACTTTTGCTCCGCAACAGTGACAACAGAGCAGAACATGCGATCTAGAGGTCGTTGAACCTGAGGCAGAGAAAGCAATGGAAACAGGGCACACTGCCCACCTGCCTCATCACATCAATAGCATATAAAGAGAAGTGCTCCCAACCTAAGTCAAGTGAAGGCTGCCCAATCACAAGTTCCTTCTACATGATGGCATCTGGTATGCCTTTcagaaaagaaaggcaaatacTCAAATTGATAATGATACCAAGAGTATGTCAGAGTTCTGTCATTGACCCAAGCAAAAGGCCATCAGAATCCTTAGCTGCACATGACTGTGGGACCTTCTACTGACATCCAGATTGGCTGGGTCCCCAAAAATAAGGAGGAGTTCACTAGCGGGCAAAGgactgagaagggaagaaagtGGAGGCAAAGATGGCACACCTGGCAAAGGGAGCAGTGGATGTGGAGTGGCTGGAGTGGAGACTTGAAACAGCAAGGTATTTGGGGGTCTTGTATTCTTGGCTGaggggtcaattttttttttttttttttgaggtagggtttcactttagcccaggctgacctagaattcactatggagtctcagggtggccttgaacgcacagcaatcctcctacctctgcctcccaagtgctgggattaaaggtatgcgccatcaAGCCCAGCAAAGGGTCGCAGCTTTATCTTAGAGGCTCCAAGGTGTTGGTAATTTGAACAAGACAGACAGAGATCAGATTTGTTTTCCAAAAGTCACTCTGGCAGATGGGGGACACAAggtccaaaataaataaataaataaataaataaaataaaaatgtaagccagGTGAAGCAAGATTATTTCAAGGTTTCCACCCAAGGGCCCTGTGTGTGGACATAATTCTGTGTTCTACTGGCTGAGGCCCAATCCAAAGATGTCTTCCAAATTGGACAACAGGCCATGGTTAGAGGGAAAAAGTTACCAGCAATTGACCCTGCCACCAGCAACTTATGTACACACCTACGGAGAGCAAGGATAACCAAGCCTATGGGTGTGCTGGGATGATGGTGCCAATATGAGGAGCACTACAGCCGGATGCAAAGACATGCTACAGCCAGGAACTCACCGTTTCATACACAGGCTGTGCCAACTTCTCTCTCCGGCACCACTCCAGCAGGCACATCTTGGGGGTAACTTGGGGTGGGTATACTCTtctggggaaagagggggaggtaATTTATGGCTCATTCATCACTTCCACTCCCTCCCTCAGCAAGGGCTACTGTCAGCCACTGATGGATGCTATAGGACCTGTAGAAACTGCTGTCTCAGGACTCCTGTGCCCACTCCCCTGGGCTCTCTGTCCTGCCCTACTAGCAGTTGGGTCTAGGTTTTACCTAAGAGGAAGATGGCTTCTATGTGCCTGAAAAATTGCAGGATAGGGTAAAAGTGAACTCCAAGCTCTCTGAATGCCCTCCTTTAACAGTTAGGAAGGTTCAATTTGCCTTTCAAGACAAGGTAAGGAGTGGAGGGAGGCAGGAATACAGGTAAGTAGACTCAGAGATCTAGCTCTGTGCCCACTCTGATTCCATCTGCTGAGAGTCAGGATTACCTGCTCTGCTATGGACACACAGGATTTTGGCTTCAGAGTCAGTGTAACAGGGTGAAAGGGACATGTTCCAATAGCCACCCACTGGGTGCTCCCTCTGGCATAGGAACTGCCCAACAGCTGTTTTCCCACCCTCACCTCTTGTCAGACAAGACTGACCCCTTGGTCTGGGGATGGGTACTGGAAAAAGGCTCAGAGGACAAGGATGAGGAAGGACACTGTTCAAAACTGAGTCACAATGTGAAGCAAGGATCAGTCTGAGGCTACTTCTGCCTGGAGAGGGCACCACTGACCTGGTGGGAGGCAGTGGGGATGGGCAGGAGTACAGACACCAAATGTGGGCAAAGCACCTTCAGCCACTGGGGGGCTCTAGGGGAAAAGCAGAGACTTTCAGGAAGGGAATGGTGGCGGGGGGAAGAGGGGGAGTGGAGTTCAGTCACCATCAGGACAACGTGCACAGCCAACAGCGCTGCCTGGGTTTGCAGGGACTGTCTTCCCTGAAAGTACCTCCtgtgccagcactcaagaggtaaaaacaggaggatcaggaattcaaggccaccctcggGTGTACAGCAAATTTGAGAACAGACTAAGTTACATGACACCCTGTGTCAAAACAAGAGGaagaaagctggggagatggctcagtagagaaagacacctgtttgcaaagcttgctagcccAGGCAtcccatgtgtctgcagttcatttgcagtggctggcggccctggtgcgcccatgctctcacactctctgtctcttaaacaaacaaacaaataaataaataatttaaaaaatttgctgaagtgatggcacatgcctttaattccagcactcgggagggagaggtaggaggatcactgtgagttcgaggtcaccctgagaatgaattccaggttagcctggactacagtgagaccttaccttaaaaaaataaaaattaaaaatatcctggcatggtggtgcatgcctttaatcccagcactcaggaggctgaggtaggagaatcgccatgagttcaaggctagcctaagagtgtatagtgaattccagatcagcctgggctagagcaagatcttgaaggaccaaaaataaataaataaatatagtaagaaatataaataactaaaattttaggtatggtaacacatgcctttaatcccagcacttgggaggcgtatgtaggaggatcaccattgagtttgaggccagcctggaacttcagagtgagtaccaggtcaccctggactagagtgagactctagctcgaaaaaccaaaactaattttttgtttttgtttttcaagataaggtctcactctagtccaggctgacctggatttcactgtgtagtctcagggtggcctcgaactcacagcaatcctacttcagtctccttaCCAGCCTgtgccagaatgagaccctacctggaaaaaaaaaaaaaaagaaagaaacgaaaaattaaaagaagtatCTTTGTACTATAAACGAGAACAAGTATTCAAGCCAAGGAAATTTGTGGTTCCTACTTGACATTAGTCATACATACAGACAGGAAAACCCCAAGGATACAGGTCCTGTACTACCCTGAGGCCAAGTTGGAAATTTACCTGTCAAACCTGACAGCCATCTTAATGATGCCGGTGGTGTCTTCAGTTGGTTCCTCAGTCCCCTCCGGAGTCTTGGCTAGGAAGTCAGCCCGCCGGGCATCCAGCTCCCGCATGGTTTCCTCATAAAAGGCACCAAGGCCAAAGGCCTCGCTTTGGAGGAAGAGGTGGAGCAAGGTAGGTACTTAGTGGAGCAGTGTACTGAGAAACTCCTATACCAGAAAGTACATGCTACCTGCCATAGCATCTGCCTAGACCAGAACTTGGTGAATGAATATCTGAACCCTTCCGCATGGACACCAGAGGAAGGTGGGTTCTAAAGGTTATCATATGCAGCTCTCTCCCAAGAATGACTAAAGCACTGggcttctccagcacccatgacTGAGTCAACCCATGCTGATCAAACATGTGGGTTGTGTGTAGTATTATGGATCTAGTCTGAACTAATGTACTATTCAGAGTTAACATTCTCTTCTTGAATTCACAAAGCATCATGGTCTAGCTGCTTAAGCTATGTGGAATAGAGACGGAACCAACACCAAACCTCACAAGCCACGAATAGAAGGGTTCTGGTACAGCTTTCCCTTCTAAGAAGAAACCCCTGCAGAGAGATCCCCGAGGGCGAATCTAGTTTAGAAAGCCTCCTTGAATGGGGAGGCTATAGCCAGCCAATATGGGAGGGTAGATTTTTTAGGCAGAGGACCCAAGGAGGATAACTCGGAAGTACAGAAGTAAACAGACAGGAAGACAGGAAGCTAGGTCAGGAAATAAACGAAGCTGGAAGGTGTTAACCACCTGAGTCAGAGCTGTATCAGACTTAGAAGACTCACACTAGTTCAGTGGCTGTGGGTGTAGGCCAAGGGCCCGCTTCTATAGCCCTGTCTTTCCTAACAATTGGGTCTCATTGGTCTGGCATAAGATGGGCCCATTAATGAAAACACCCTTCTTTCTCAGGAATTCGCAGCCCTATCCTTCACATCCTTCCATTGTACCCATGTCCTAGTTCCCAAAACTCTAGTGTGTGATTACTCCAAAGCTTTGAAAGTACCCCCTCTGTAAGTTATAGCACCACCCCATTCCTGCATAATTACATCTGGAAGCTGTATCCCTggggccccccccccacctccctagCAGAGTAAGTTTAGTGCTCAAGGTCGAGCCTGGGCCACATCTGCAAGAACAGATGGACAGACCATTGTCTCTCTTACCAAATCTCCTGGGAAGACTGGGCAGCGTGGAGCAACCTTCCCTGAGGTGACTCCAGTTGTTCCCGCAGCATCTGGCACAAGCAGTACTTGGTGTTGGTGTAGTGGTTGTCATACTGCACAGCCTGAGAGGAGAACTAGCATGAGCCCACCTGCTTCAGCAAGCACAAAGACCTGAGCTAGGGTCTGCTGGCAGGGAACAAAGCTCCAAGGGTGCATCTGAAGGGTGCTCACAGTCAAGCCCATGTGGCTTCCACCCTGACATCTACTCCTCCGGCTATGACAGCGTTTGAGAGTCACAGCGGAGGCCCATGCTCAGTAGCACACGCTCCTGGAGAGCCACCAGAGGGCCAGAAGTAGAGAGGAGCAGCGTGTGCTTCAGCTACCACACCACCACAGAAAGCCTTCCGCCGAGTGTCTTccagggcagggagagggaacATACCAAATCCTGGCATGGCAGGGTCAGTCTCAGGACATGAGCAAGACTATTACCTTATaaccaggcaagcaccttgcctTCCTTCATCTTGACTAGCCTCTCTGCAACTACCCTGCATGGGTAGGGAATGGCCCAGCTATCAAGCATGTTTGTATATACTTGTCATTTTACAAATCTGTACAACGAGAAATATAGCTGTTACTCAACTCAAAAACCTGAGAGGTGAGGCCCAGGGAGATGAGATGACTTCCCAAGGACACCTGGGATGCCCACCCAGCTAAGGGCAGGGGAGCAGCACTGGGTAAAGACTGCATGCACAGCCTCCAGAAGCGCCTCCCCCTAATGCTGCTGCACAATCTCCTCTATGCCTGTCTTCTAGGAAGGTCCCATAGTATGCTCAGGACAAGGCAGGGAATAAGTGAGTAAGTCCCCGCCATAGACAGGACCTGGATTCGGCTTATTTGGACCAAAAGAAACCTGACTATATCAGAGGCAACACTGGTGATGCTTGAGGACACTCCCTTTCCCCATGACCACGTACCCTCCTGAACACTACCAAGGTATGGCTAAGCAGGAGTGATAACATCACCCTTCACCCGGCAAGCAGGCTCAGCACTGCTAAACATGTCTGCCCTGCCACACACCAGCCAGGTGGTCAGAAAAGCTAGCCAGCTGACCCTGGCTGAGGTAAAGCACCTTGGCTATAGCTGACTCAGAATGCTGAAGAGCCAGCAATCACCAACCTGCCCAACAGGATACCCAGGGTCAAAGGGATGAAGGCTGTACCACTGGAGAGGGAAGACTCTAGGACAAAAGCTGCCCAGAACTGGACACATGCGTTGTCCTGCCATCCCAGAGCCATGGGAACACCTCCATGCCACAGCAGCCACAACTGTGTAGGTCTGGCCATGGTTTGAAGAGGGCACACACAGTTCTAGCTAGGGGTGAGACCTAGGACTGAAAGAAAGGTGGAAGTCTGCTCTAGAGGGTTACATCTTCTGTTCAGGTTGAGGAACACTCTGCCTCTGCTAATGTGCACGCTCAGCTCATCACAGAATCCTACAGTGTCCCAGGGGTAcggcaaagaaaaatgacaagTGAGCTCAACAAAAAATTCctttgtggggggctggagagatagctcagtggttaaggcacttgcccgcaaaacctaatgacccatgtttgattcctcagtgc carries:
- the Dus2 gene encoding tRNA-dihydrouridine(20) synthase [NAD(P)+]-like isoform X4; its protein translation is MGCPKEYSTKGGMGAALLSDPDKIEKILSTLVKGTHRPVTCKIRILPSLEDTLSLVKRIERTGIAAIAVHGRKREERPQHPVSCEVIKAIAETLSIPVIANGGSHDHIQKHLDIEGFRQATAASSVMVARAAMWNPSIFLKDGLRPLEEVMEKYIKYAVQYDNHYTNTKYCLCQMLREQLESPQGRLLHAAQSSQEICEAFGLGAFYEETMRELDARRADFLAKTPEGTEEPTEDTTGIIKMAVRFDRRVYPPQVTPKMCLLEWCRREKLAQPVYETVQRPLDRMFCSVVTVAEQKYQSTLWDKSKKLAEQTAAIVCLRSQGLPEGRLGEENPSLNKRKREAPDQDPGVPRGQEPAVPGEICKKPFVALENGEESLLEGW